DNA sequence from the Poecile atricapillus isolate bPoeAtr1 chromosome 4, bPoeAtr1.hap1, whole genome shotgun sequence genome:
GATTCTGTTAATATCATATGCACGCCACATATCTACACAACTGACATTCAAGAAAACTCTTGAATTTGATTTAATACCTTTCTACATTTAATCTGTTGAAATCGATGACATTACTGTATCTTAACTGGCCTGTCAGCTGTTAAACATTCTTCTTTAAATGACTAAAGTTCCAGCCTAGATCATCAAAATCCAGAAACAACAATTGCAATACCATGGATTTTAAGTGCCTAGCTAGACATTTCTTGACCAGTTTTCAGGGCAGTTAGTTTGAGTGTATAGATTCATAcagaaaaagcccaaaacacATGACTCAACCAAGGGCTGGCAGTGTAGGGGTATATCAGCATGCTAATCCTTCCAACCACGTATTGGAGGTTGAACACAAATACAGGTATTATTgccaaaaaacacaaacatgcTAGCATTggcaaaaccaacacaaaataatttaacaatattgaaaaagaccaaaaaaaaccaaaaaaaaaaaaaaggcattgttCAAAGGGAGACACAGCAATGTAAGACCACCATACATGGTGGGCTACGTGACCCGCACTCCCCCTCAAATACTCATATTAGCAGTGCCTAACATTTGAGATAAACATAATGCATTACATCCTTGCCTTTTTACTGTAACATAATCCCAAACTTTGCAGAGAATTCCAACACAGTTCTGCACCAAGATTAGCTAGTTCAGGACGTTGTTGATGGGTCTCAAATAGAAAAAATcaacttttcttcttctcattaataatttattttcagtttctcgGCTTGCGGTAGGAAACTCCACCAAAGAGGAGCCAACTGTTGTCTTTGAAGAGTTCTTGTCAGATCAAGCATTGAAACCTTGACCACTTCACAGAAATGTGCAGCAGAGTATTTCAGAGAACCACCTTTGCTTTTGTCTCACAGAGAGGACTTTAAAGTCAGTCAACAGCatagttttctttaaaaaacaaacaggaaaaaattatcAGGCCAATCCATATGTTTACTTGAACATAGCTGAAGTCCTTGAAGTCTCTCACATAATGGCAAAGGCTCTTCGCAAGGATAGGAGGGGAGCTTTAAACCTCTACACAGTACTGGTTTTCCCAGCATCTGCTCATATCACTCATAAATGGTGGCAACATTTATATATAAAGAAACActattatgaagaaaaaaaaatacatctaaaACTATTACAACTGGTAGTTTAGGAAAACAATTCAACTAGGTTTGTCTTCTTAATGTTTAACATAAATATAGATGCAACTTGATCTTGAGTTGACAATGATTGTCGCAGCCAAGGTAAGGATTGAACACTATCTATGCAAACAAAAACTCACTATACATTATACAACTTATTTCTGCCTTGAGGGATGCCTTCCCTCTCAAATCTTTGGCCTCCTATTACCAATCTCTCCCAAAAGCAGAAGCAATGTAGAATTGTTGCTCTCAACTCATTCACAGCAGTGGGTTTGTTTGGAGGGGAAGATGCTGTGGGGACAACACAGTGAAGAACGGGGATTATTTCAGAGCTTACACAGAGAGAGTTACTTGCAATGAAGTTGCTCTGACAAAATGCTGTCTGAGCTCTTCAACTCCACTCCCCAAGTAACAGCTGCCTCCAAATTTGCTTCTCTGGAGCTGTCCCCAACTGCTCCTGCTGGAAAGGCAGCTAATGACAGTCAGAAGAGTGCACAGATGGGACCTGGAGGGTTTTGCTTCTTCCCTGctggtttggattttgtttacattttgcCACTGGTTGGCTACAAGCAGTTAGGTATGCAATCTCTCTTGCATTTATGTGTGCTAGAAATGGAATCTGTTTAGAATTATAAACTCCTGGCATTACATGTAGACCTGAGATGACAATCTGATAACTTACATATTTCTCTCTGCATGGAAGCAGGAtggttttattaaatataaCTTGAAATAATATGGAGCAGAAATTCCTACAGTTTTTTAATGGCAGGTTTGTTGCTTACCAGTTGATTTATCTTTATTTGTtcatttgggcttttttttgtgtatgagATGTTAGATTATATCACTgctactattttatttttttaaagctcatGAAGATTTACTGCTGTCcaccacaaaaatgaaaatggaaggggggaaaaaaaaatcactcagaCTTGCAGAATCTGCAGACTGTTTCCACTGAGAGTAATTATTTTCCTGTCTGGTGATCCCAAATTATAAATCTGAATTTATTACTCTGCACGTGTATTCAAAGTATCATAAGTGGCATTTCCATAACAGAATAAATCCTGGAAAAGTGTTTTGGAACTGCACTGGTATAATTTTGCTCAAGGACTGTACAATTCTAAACCCAGTTAAAAATACATAGCCAAGCAGTTCATAATTTCAGCAACTTCATGCACGGTTAATCACACcccaggaaaacaagaaaaatctgCAGTAAGGAGCATCACAGAAAACTGTCCCATGGTAAGCAACAAGTCTGAAcgtttccaaataaaaaaaacttacaCATACAAAACCAAACATGCATATATAAAGTGTACATATACTGCACAAGCGCTATTCCTAGAAGATTAAACTGCATAGGTAAAAATCAAAAACAAGTGCAACATTTTAAGCCCTTAAAGCacaatcaaaaaacaaaaagcagaaattaaaaataacaaacttGCTCCCCCACAACAAAGCCAATTACAGATCAGTGATTAAAATATTAATCAAGCTAGAGGTTCTCCAATCAAAAGTTGGAAGGACTACTCTCAAATTTTGGCTCATCATTCACGCTTAGGGGATCTGAAATGTATGTTCATAATTGTAATTAGCTTAAACAGTTATGTTCATCACTAGCCAACTTTGATTTCTTTTACAAAGTGCTCTTTATGTAATAGAAGCTATCTTCCTGGTAGAAAAACCATCAAGTAGTTTAACACTTTGAACATCAAGATACATTAAAAAgagctaaaaaaataaaaaaggggaaagggaaaaagggagagaaagagttGGCTGCTAGAACAAAAAGCAACTTATGCCAGTGGCTCTATAAACATCCAACTTGTATATTGTTAGCTCCAGTCTTGTTCTTAAAAGTCAGTTTATAAAAGAGCTGCATAAGCTAATAGACTAGAAGCTTACAGTGACTGTATAGAACACAACCTCATACACCCTACCTGCTTTCTCTAATTAAGAGATCCAATAGTTAATGAGTTCACCATGACACATAAAGttgtcaaaaatattttcaacttaaaaaaaaaccaaacctaaaccaaaaaagaaaacaatgcaGACACTAAAGCAAACcgtgcttaaaaaaaaaaatctacaataTTTTTACATAAGCTGTGTAAGATCTTACAAAAGAAGATTCCCCAAACACAGCTGTTTCTACTCCTGCCCTTTTGCTGCCTTCTCAAGATAATACACATTAACTAAGTGCCTGTTGAGGTGCTTGCTGTATTCACCTTCCTTTTTAAATGAGCGGTCACAAAAAATGCACACATAGTTCTCCCTGGCCACCGTGGTGTCCGGAGCTCCCTGTGACATCTTTGGACTTGTTTCCTCTTGTACAGAGCGAGCACCGTTTAACCCAGAGTCGTCACTTCCTTCTGATATGTTGTCACTGATGTCACTGCCTTCATGGCTGTGGATGCCCTCATCCTCATCCATTTCCTGAGATTCATTCACGGCTGTGTTATCCCGAGACAAGGACAGAGACACTTTAGGGCTTTGTGTACTCCCTTCTGCGGGCacaggtgctggcacagcatctCCTGTTGACTCTGTCACTGGCAGGCTTGTCTTGGTCAGATCCATTGGGTTTGAGTTAGTCTCAGTTTCTGCCACAGTTTCCTCTGGCTCCTTCTCAGGTGCCAGATCTGGTACCACATCCATGAGTACATCCAAGGTTTTTACAGAAGACACTGCATGGGCAGATTCCTCAGGACAAGTGTCTTCCCCTTTGTCTGCCTGTCTCTCCTCCTCTTTTGCACCACCACCAGTGTCTTCACTGTCTCCTGCTACTGCAGGCATTTCTTGCTCCTCTACCTCACCTTCTGTGTTTGCATCCTGAGCTGGCAGACAAAGCTTCCCTGGACCCTGGATGCAGTTTCCTTTGGGGTCAGTGCTCTCCCCACTAAGAGCTTGCTCACCATTGCTGTTTAACACCACTGCATCAGTGGGAGCTTGCTCCTTCTGGTCACTGCCCTCAGTGTCCAGCTTCACACCTCCATCTTCTTCTGTGATAGGATACTCATCTGGCATCTCCTCTTCCTCAACCTTCTCCTGCTCAAGTTTACTGCTCTTTTTACTGTGCTTAATTTTCagagctttcttttttctgtttttcttgaggcaaaaattttgctttttaggCTCTTCCTCTGGCACAACATCACTTTTTGGAGCTTCCTGGCAGTCTCTGGGTTTAGCttccactttctttttcttttttgttactACTGAGGTATCATTTGCAGGCTCTTGCTTTGAGGAAGTTGCCTCAGTCTCTGCCTTTCTTTTGACCTTCTTTGTTTTAGATGTTTTCTCCGTACTTTTCTCAGTTTTAATATCcacctctttgttttctgaagcCGATTTACGACTTCTGGTTGTCACCTGGCCTGCAGAAACATTGCTTGCTgacttcttttcctttgctgaGTTATCTTTTTTCTCCACCTTCACAATTTTCTCCGTTTTCTTTGAGGCTGAATCCCCTTTTGTTGGTTCCTTCTCCACTTTGTCATTACCGCTTTCAGAAAAGTCAGCTTCGCTCTTTTTAGTCCGTAGCTTCACCTTTGAGACATCCATGGTGATGTCAGAACAATCGGGATGCCTGGACTTGATGTGATACTGCAGGTTACATTTTTTAGACGCTGCATAATCACAGACAGGGCAGAGGAACTGGCGCGGGTTGATGTGGAGCTCAACGTGCTTTTTGAAATTGCTGCGGTCAGCGGTCTTGTAGTTACAGTGCGGGCAGATCAGAGGCTTCGGCCCGTTGTGCACTTGCCTCGCATGACGAGTCACTTCGTGCTGGTTTGAGGCCACATAGCTGCACTGGTCACATTTGAATGGCTTCTCACCTAAGGAAGGAAGGACGGAAGGGAATGATGGTGATTATTAAGCATGGTGGTTGTGGGGCAATCACTTCCCACTAATACAGATACAGAAATATGAAACttgaaaaggataaaaaaaaaattatccatgCGCCtttaaaattaagcaaagtCAACGTAAGAAATCCACAAGTCACAAACACATTCACAAGACACTAAGAACAAAATAcgaaaaaaaaagagagaaggggTGAGGGCTGGGAGGAAGGGGatccaaaaccaaacaagcagTAACAACGTCACAGGTTCTGGCTAGGCATACATACCGGCAGAGATCTCTCTACAGTAATATTAGCAAATGGAATCCATACCCAACTGGTCCATTGAATGCATTGTAGAGAAATGGAAATGTAACATTTGATGAATAGCAGTTTCACACAAACGTTTCAAAAAAGTCCAACTCAACTTTAGACAGATTTAGCATACTTCATGTTTGCATTGAAaaggaaatgagggaaaagaAGTTAGCAAAAACCTAAGAACATGAAAGGGGTGCCCAGATGATCTCTACCTCTCAAAAAATTCAGTTAACTGTTTTGGTGCTTCAAACAAATAGTGCTCTGGCTGCAGGCTACTCTTGGCAAGCCAGCCAAATGCAGTCCACAGCCATCATGTTACTACTAAAATCTGCATTTACCTTAGTGTAATGACTCCTGTAGAAGTGTTCCTGAAATGTTCTGTTTAGTGCATGACACTGCAGCAGAAGTCGCTTTCCTCTTACAGATCAAAGCAAATAGGAAAAACACTTCTAGTGCAACGTCTCAAGTCCAGAGATACTTTGGGAGCATCTGTGCATGTGCCAATTTAGCTGAGGAATTTGGTATGCTCCTGAGCTCTGAACCAGCGTCTCAAAACCAATCTGCAGAACTAATGCATGCTACCTCTTCAGTATGTTGAAAATACACTCCAGTCCCTTCTGCTCATGATACAATAGTGCTTCTTCCACCCCTGCAAGCCACTGCCCATTCTCAAACATGCTCCGTAGCATGACTCAGGAGACCAGCCAGCCTTCACCGAAGATGTGGTGCCTGTTTGTGTGTTAACCACATGATCTTCAACACCCTCACAAGCTCCAGAAAAGGTTGTGCTGCCTCCCTGGCAAGAAGCAGGGGGACAATTGTTTAAGAGTCTAGATTATCCCGGGTCTGTCTACAGCATCTACTTGTTATTTAAAGAAGAGCTACTTTGATGCCCTCCCTCACCACTttacttccttcttttttcctcccatttcctGGTGAAATTTTCTACAAGTTTAAGCTTGATGTGTTCATTGCTCATCCCTCCTCCAAGTATATAGCCTTTATCACCTACACCTCAAAGAACAGTTCTGTGTTGCACTGCGGTAGGACAAGAACAGCCTCTCTTATATGAACAAGCTGTTCCAAGTGCACAGAGTGCTCAGGGTAACTCAAAGATAGCATGTGAAGAGTTTGTGTCCATTGCCTCTACTAAAGCCTGAGGTTTTATTGTGCAAGTGGAAAGGATATGTACCAAGACAGCTAAAAAAACAGCTGCAAATTAGGCTCTAAACCACTGTCATTTGCTGTCTGACATGAGAAGAAAGCTACAGCACCTGTGGGCCTTAAACAGCCAGCCTGTCCAGAAATTGCCATAGAAAAggtgcagctgcctgggcaaTGGAACAAAACATACAATAGAATTCAGGAGAGCTATTAATACAAGACCCCTGATAGCAAAAGTCATGCCTTCCCTCAGAGAAGATCCCACTCCTTACCTCCTTCACAGTTGAGACTTCCTTGCACAGAACAAGGGCAGAGCAAACATGTTTGTGAAATGGTTTCCAGGTTCGGTTTTGACCAAACCATTTGCAAATTTGGTGGTTCATTTGCAAACCAGAGGTTCAaccaaatattatttttgtttctgaaagcaGAATACTACATTCACAAAATTCTCACACCAAAATACTGACGTCATTTTAAAGCTGGCTATTTTTAATGAGCCCAAGCCTTGCTCTACTACAGTTAAAACTGCCTGTCTCCTGGCTTCAATTAAAAGCCTCATCAATTGAAATTGAGACAATTACTGTTCAGGAGACTTCAAATCCTGTTTGCCAGCATTAGGAATTCACCTAGGGCTGGTCAATTCagattttataaaaacaaatcaaaagcaCAGGCTCAGGTCTACCTGAACTCCCTTATGAGTGTCATAAACGACAACTATGCTTGTGTCTGTGGTGTTACAACTCCCAAAAATGCTGTTAATTCATTCAAAAAGGGATTCACAAGAGCACAAGAGCAAATGTTTGTAACACCACAGCTCACGACCAGTAATGGGATATAAAGGCTAGTGAAAATTGCTAATTTGGCTTTTAGTGCCACAAGACTGAGTCACTAGACACTCACATCCTCTGAGTttgctttttctcctgtgtCTCCTTGACATAAACAGACACTAATTTACATTACTGTGTCATACTAAACAAAAGCT
Encoded proteins:
- the REST gene encoding RE1-silencing transcription factor, with the translated sequence MATQVLGQSGGNSLFPGSSNIGMALSNDMYDLQDLSKAELAAPQLIMLANVALTGEVSGNCCDYLVGEERQMAELTTVGDSNFSDSDGEGIEDTQAAESDREAPENVELSSLEVPSVETQGPATCSPAKAPGVDKDVSLEAPGTPESTEDKCKSLKSKPFRCKPCQYEAESEEEFVHHIRVHSAKKFFVEENAEKQAQVKESDSCTAEEVDFSKGPIRCDRCGYNTNRYDHYLAHLKHHNKAGENERVYKCTICTYTTVSEYHWKKHLRNHFPRKVYTCSECSYFSDRKNNYIQHIRTHTGERPYQCAMCPYSSSQKTHLTRHMRTHSGEKPFKCDQCSYVASNQHEVTRHARQVHNGPKPLICPHCNYKTADRSNFKKHVELHINPRQFLCPVCDYAASKKCNLQYHIKSRHPDCSDITMDVSKVKLRTKKSEADFSESGNDKVEKEPTKGDSASKKTEKIVKVEKKDNSAKEKKSASNVSAGQVTTRSRKSASENKEVDIKTEKSTEKTSKTKKVKRKAETEATSSKQEPANDTSVVTKKKKKVEAKPRDCQEAPKSDVVPEEEPKKQNFCLKKNRKKKALKIKHSKKSSKLEQEKVEEEEMPDEYPITEEDGGVKLDTEGSDQKEQAPTDAVVLNSNGEQALSGESTDPKGNCIQGPGKLCLPAQDANTEGEVEEQEMPAVAGDSEDTGGGAKEEERQADKGEDTCPEESAHAVSSVKTLDVLMDVVPDLAPEKEPEETVAETETNSNPMDLTKTSLPVTESTGDAVPAPVPAEGSTQSPKVSLSLSRDNTAVNESQEMDEDEGIHSHEGSDISDNISEGSDDSGLNGARSVQEETSPKMSQGAPDTTVARENYVCIFCDRSFKKEGEYSKHLNRHLVNVYYLEKAAKGQE